Proteins encoded in a region of the Azospirillum thiophilum genome:
- a CDS encoding NAD(P)-binding domain-containing protein: MDRLRGAGHRLQRHGDVRDGDVRRGHSVRASVGECDVIMLMLPDARAVEAALFSDGGLAATLPPGRLLIDLSHLSPADAALNAARVAGRGGLLVDAPVSGAGKPAPGSAGDFSVDLGGDAAACARAEPLLRLFAARVERAGGPGEGQRARLTRGAGRDADDPDGLHRLLRLMAFDEPARSRASAG; the protein is encoded by the coding sequence ATGGACAGGCTGCGGGGGGCAGGGCACCGGCTCCAGCGCCATGGCGATGTCCGTGATGGCGATGTCCGCCGCGGCCATTCCGTCCGGGCGTCGGTCGGGGAGTGCGACGTCATCATGCTGATGCTGCCCGATGCCCGCGCCGTCGAAGCGGCGCTGTTTTCCGACGGCGGCCTCGCCGCGACCCTGCCGCCGGGACGGCTGCTGATCGACCTGTCGCATCTGTCCCCCGCCGACGCGGCGCTCAACGCCGCGCGCGTCGCCGGGCGGGGCGGGCTGCTGGTCGATGCGCCGGTTTCCGGTGCCGGGAAACCGGCCCCGGGTTCGGCCGGGGATTTCTCCGTGGATCTGGGTGGCGATGCCGCCGCCTGCGCCCGGGCGGAACCGCTGCTGCGCCTGTTCGCGGCCAGGGTCGAGCGGGCCGGCGGGCCGGGCGAGGGACAGCGCGCGCGCCTGACCCGCGGGGCGGGGCGCGACGCCGACGATCCGGACGGGCTGCACCGGCTGTTGCGCCTGATGGCCTTCGACGAGCCGGCCCGAAGCAGGGCGAGCGCAGGATGA
- a CDS encoding NUDIX hydrolase — MAETPPDAPVPPHPAATLILLRDGVDGLELLTIERHAGLRFAPGATVFPGGRLEAADHDPVWRTSWPTVETAAGPPADLPHRVAAVRECLEECGILLAPERSDPPGPSAVAALRAALAAGEGFGTALAAAGLAPALDRMAALARWVTPETLPRRFDTLFFLAPTPPGQAPLCDGGEAVAAQWASPRRLLAEAAAGRRRLVFATRMTLLRLAGCADVADALACAAAGPQPPPPILPVPVETPAGPVFRIPAGCGFSPLETPAENVRLG; from the coding sequence ATGGCTGAAACACCACCCGATGCGCCCGTTCCGCCCCATCCAGCCGCCACGCTGATCCTGCTGCGCGACGGGGTGGACGGGCTGGAACTGCTCACGATCGAACGGCATGCCGGACTGCGCTTCGCCCCTGGCGCCACCGTGTTCCCCGGCGGCCGGCTGGAGGCGGCAGACCATGATCCGGTCTGGCGGACCTCCTGGCCGACTGTGGAGACGGCTGCGGGGCCGCCCGCCGACCTGCCCCACCGTGTCGCCGCGGTCCGGGAATGCCTGGAGGAATGCGGGATCCTGCTGGCGCCGGAGAGATCCGACCCTCCCGGTCCGTCCGCAGTGGCTGCCTTGCGCGCGGCGCTGGCGGCGGGGGAGGGGTTCGGGACGGCCCTGGCGGCGGCCGGGCTCGCCCCGGCGCTCGACCGCATGGCGGCGCTGGCGCGCTGGGTGACACCGGAGACGCTGCCGCGCCGCTTCGACACGCTGTTCTTCCTCGCTCCCACGCCGCCGGGGCAGGCGCCGCTCTGCGACGGCGGCGAGGCGGTCGCCGCGCAGTGGGCCTCGCCGCGCCGCCTGCTGGCGGAGGCGGCGGCCGGGCGGCGCCGGCTGGTCTTCGCCACGCGGATGACGCTGCTGCGGCTGGCGGGCTGCGCCGACGTTGCCGACGCGCTGGCCTGCGCCGCCGCCGGTCCGCAGCCGCCGCCCCCGATTCTGCCGGTGCCGGTGGAGACGCCGGCCGGGCCGGTGTTCCGGATTCCCGCCGGCTGCGGCTTTTCGCCACTGGAGACGCCGGCCGAAAATGTTAGGCTCGGGTAA